In Rhinoderma darwinii isolate aRhiDar2 unplaced genomic scaffold, aRhiDar2.hap1 Scaffold_3310, whole genome shotgun sequence, a genomic segment contains:
- the LOC142704374 gene encoding phosphatidylcholine-sterol acyltransferase-like — MSPDGRVSCTDGQKEYFEKLKLLIEEMHSQYEKPLFLIGHSMGNLYLLYFLNHQPPQWKKKYIKGFISLGAPWGGAVKPLLVLMSGDNHGIPMVSNIKIREEQRMTTTNPWMIPTNLGWPESHVFISTPAYNYTYRDYKKFFQDIGFEDGWYMWEDTKGLLEGLPPPGVDTYCIYGTGLPTAETYVYGDGFPNEPPIDIIYSDGDDTVHKRSMELCRRWEGQQEEKVQVMELQGMHHLSMVFSNRTLQAINDILLERDL, encoded by the exons ATGTCTCCTGATGGTCGTGTCTCTTGCACAGATGGCCAGAAAGAATACTTTGAAAAGCTGAAGCTCCTGATTGAGGAGATGCACTCGCAGTACGAGAAGCCGCTCTTCCTCATCGGCCACAGTATGGGCAATCTCTATCTCCTGTACTTCCTCAACCATCAGCCACCACAGTGGAAGAAGAAATATATCAAGGGCTTTATATCTCTGGGAGCGCCATGGGGGGGAGCGGTGAAGCCGCTGCTGGTGTTAATGTCAG GAGATAACCACGGGATACCAATGGTCTCCAACATTAAAATTCGAGAAGAACAGCGAATGACCACAACCAATCCATGGATGATTCCGACAAACCTGGGATGGCCAGAATCGCACGTTTTTATTTCCACGCCGGCCTATAACTACACCTACAGGGACTACAAGAAATTCTTCCAGGATATCGGCTTTGAAGATGGTTGGTATATGTGGGAAGATACAAAGGGTCTTCTGGAAGGGCTGCCTCCCCCAGGTGTGGACACGTATTGCATCTATGGCACCGGCCTCCCCACAGCCGAGACCTATGTGTACGGGGACGGCTTCCCCAATGAGCCGCCTATAGACATCATCTATTCTGATGGGGACGACACGGTACATAAGAGAAGCATGGAACTGTGCAGACGATGGGAGGGCCAGCAGGAGGAGAAGGTGCAGGTGATGGAGCTGCAGGGAATGCATCATCTCAGCATGGTCTTCAGTAACCGGACATTGCAGGCGATCAATGACATCCTGCTGGAGAGAGATCTCTAG